From Candidatus Neomarinimicrobiota bacterium, one genomic window encodes:
- a CDS encoding glycosyltransferase family 2 protein — protein MKQSFLVIIPVYNGEATIPSLLKRLSAADIDNFLFVNDGSTDGTGKLLAQQSLNQLDHIENRGKGAALMTGLNYAYDNGFDYVVTMDVDLQHPPESIVALLRKVDKQSVVVAWRRDYSKMPPHRIFSNAVTSLLLSIRSNMQIKDSQCGFRAFPSKIITQLTFIQHGFQFESELLMRAVLAGYRIRHVPIPTIYAGEKSAMRNVYDTFKFIAMYLRSFLW, from the coding sequence TTGAAACAGTCATTCCTCGTAATCATTCCAGTATACAACGGCGAAGCGACGATTCCATCTCTTCTAAAACGACTGTCAGCCGCGGATATAGACAACTTCCTCTTTGTGAATGACGGCAGTACCGACGGCACCGGCAAACTCCTTGCGCAGCAATCTCTAAATCAACTGGATCACATAGAAAACAGGGGTAAAGGCGCCGCTCTTATGACCGGCCTCAACTATGCGTATGATAACGGCTTCGATTATGTGGTAACTATGGATGTCGATCTGCAGCATCCGCCTGAATCCATTGTAGCTCTCTTGAGAAAAGTCGATAAGCAATCAGTTGTGGTAGCGTGGAGAAGGGATTATTCGAAAATGCCGCCTCACCGTATTTTTTCCAATGCTGTCACTTCTTTATTGCTATCAATACGGTCCAACATGCAAATAAAGGATTCTCAATGTGGTTTCCGCGCTTTTCCTTCGAAGATCATCACCCAATTGACATTCATACAGCACGGCTTTCAATTCGAGAGTGAACTTCTAATGCGGGCAGTCCTGGCAGGATATCGAATACGTCACGTTCCAATTCCCACCATCTACGCTGGCGAAAAATCTGCCATGAGAAATGTATACGATACATTTAAATTCATCGCCATGTATTTAAGAAGTTTCCTCTGGTAA